A segment of the Candidatus Doudnabacteria bacterium genome:
TTTTTGGCCTGGCTGGGGCAGCGCCTGGGCGAGCATTGGCATGATCTGGAAAACTATTTCAGAAAATTTGATATACTGATAGTTGCTGTTATCGTGATTTTTATTATCTACTGGATCAGAAGACATTTAAAAGCGGTTTCTTTAAGGAGTTGACCTTGCAACTTACTTTTGTTATGCTATGCAGGCATAAAAAATATGTTAACAATACGATTACAACGTACAGGGACCAAGAACAAAGCCGACTTCCGGATCGTTTTGGCGCAGGCTCACCGCAGCGCGTCCAAAAAAGTTTTGGAAGTTTTGGGGCACTATAATCCGCGCAGCAAGAACTTCGGCATCAAAGACCCGGAACGGCTGAACTATTGGATCGCCCAGCATGTCCAGATTTCTCCGACAGTCCACAATTTATTCGTAGAGAAAAAATTGGTAACCAGCAAGAAGGTTAAAGCCTGGCAGCCCAAGAAAAAAGCGGGTGCTTCCGCTGTGGTGAGTGAGGCTGCTGCGCCGGCAGAACCTGCTAAGGTTGAATCCCCAGCGTAGATTTGGTATTATTTATTTAACAATTAACCATACAGACATGGCACAAGAACAAGACCAGGAATTTGTTGAATATCTCGTGCGCGCTCTGGTTGATCATCCCGAAGATGTGAAAACCGAACGGACAGTGGACGAGATGGGGGTGTTGATCACCCTGCACCTGCACCCGGAAGATATGGGTCAGGTGATCGGCCGGCAAGGCCAGACCGCCAAATCCATTCGCACATTACTGCGGGTGGTCGGGGCAAAAAGAAAGTCTCGCGTGAATCTGAAGATCCACGAACCGGAAGGTTCGAAGCGGCCGATGGGCCGGGATTCGAGAGATACGGAAGGTCGGGAGTCAAAAGATACGGATAAAGAATTGGCAACCGACATCGACGAGTTTAAACTCTAAATCAAAACCCCGCAAACTGTGCGGGGTTTTTAATTCCCAAATGAAATTTATTATTCTAACTTTATTCCCCGAAGCATTTGAGTCTTACCTGAACGTAAGCTTACTTAAGCGCGCTCTGGCGAAAAAATTGATCAGGATCGAACTGAAGAATTTGCGGGATTGGGGAGAAGGGGCACATAAAAGCGTAGACCAAAGACCATACGGCGGAGGGGT
Coding sequences within it:
- a CDS encoding KH domain-containing protein — its product is MAQEQDQEFVEYLVRALVDHPEDVKTERTVDEMGVLITLHLHPEDMGQVIGRQGQTAKSIRTLLRVVGAKRKSRVNLKIHEPEGSKRPMGRDSRDTEGRESKDTDKELATDIDEFKL
- the rpsP gene encoding 30S ribosomal protein S16, which codes for MLTIRLQRTGTKNKADFRIVLAQAHRSASKKVLEVLGHYNPRSKNFGIKDPERLNYWIAQHVQISPTVHNLFVEKKLVTSKKVKAWQPKKKAGASAVVSEAAAPAEPAKVESPA